A region of Leptospiraceae bacterium DNA encodes the following proteins:
- a CDS encoding paraslipin — MKTFIVVPQQFAYVVESFGKYKATLDAGFHFLVPFMERVAYKNNLKEVAYDVPPQECITSDNVSVEVDGILYLKIMDPYKASYGIDNYLMASAQLAKTTLRSEIGKLSLEETFSEREMINSNVVSQVDEATDPWGIKVTRYEIKNITPPRSVLHEMEQQMKAEREKRAEITLSEGERQSRINRSEGEKMEAINISQGEKFKRINEAEGRAASIEIMAEASAQGIKLISEAISQKGGLEAVDLRIIQEYIDSVGEILATNKTTVLPTNVASILSFFEGVSKVTGKLPQLTPKGGK, encoded by the coding sequence ATGAAAACTTTCATCGTGGTACCTCAGCAATTTGCGTATGTTGTTGAGAGCTTTGGTAAATATAAAGCTACATTAGATGCAGGTTTTCATTTTTTGGTTCCTTTTATGGAGAGAGTAGCCTATAAGAATAACCTGAAGGAAGTGGCCTATGATGTTCCACCCCAGGAATGTATCACCAGTGATAACGTTTCTGTAGAAGTTGATGGAATTTTGTACCTGAAAATTATGGATCCTTATAAGGCCTCTTACGGAATTGATAATTACTTGATGGCATCTGCCCAGTTGGCAAAGACGACTCTTCGTTCAGAGATTGGAAAACTGAGTCTGGAAGAAACCTTTTCTGAAAGAGAGATGATTAATTCCAATGTAGTTTCTCAGGTAGATGAGGCTACTGACCCCTGGGGGATTAAGGTGACTCGTTACGAGATTAAAAACATTACTCCTCCCCGTTCCGTTCTCCACGAGATGGAACAGCAGATGAAGGCAGAAAGGGAAAAGAGAGCCGAAATTACTCTTTCTGAGGGAGAAAGGCAATCCCGGATTAATCGTTCCGAAGGGGAGAAAATGGAAGCCATTAATATTTCCCAGGGAGAAAAATTTAAACGGATTAATGAAGCCGAAGGAAGGGCGGCATCTATTGAAATTATGGCAGAGGCTTCAGCACAGGGAATCAAGCTAATTTCCGAGGCGATTTCACAGAAGGGTGGACTTGAAGCGGTTGACCTCCGGATTATCCAGGAATATATTGATAGTGTGGGAGAAATACTCGCTACCAATAAAACTACAGTTCTACCTACCAATGTAGCTTCTATCCTTTCCTTTTTTGAAGGGGTTTCCAAGGTTACCGGGAAACTTCCGCAGTTGACGCCTAAAGGGGGTAAATAA
- a CDS encoding NfeD family protein encodes MNIITNWIDPMYLWIILGVVLIVLEFGIPGTFVSFVGVSAIITGLLYGLFHFSFLNQIIILSTLSFLLIFIGGTMLRKFFPPNRTFKPLSVNEEFGKIVPVINKVRIKKKGGKVKYQGTVWEAVSFEEEIEEGQYAKLISRNNLTFLVEKAKEEDVKNFLESQKKETDDFTEFT; translated from the coding sequence ATGAATATCATTACAAACTGGATAGATCCGATGTATCTGTGGATTATTCTCGGAGTGGTTCTTATAGTTTTAGAATTTGGAATCCCGGGTACTTTTGTATCATTCGTGGGTGTTTCTGCAATTATAACCGGTCTTTTGTATGGTTTATTTCATTTTTCTTTTTTAAATCAAATTATTATACTTTCTACACTTTCATTTCTCCTTATTTTTATTGGAGGAACCATGCTTCGCAAATTTTTCCCTCCTAATAGAACCTTTAAACCTTTAAGCGTAAACGAAGAATTTGGGAAAATAGTTCCCGTTATAAATAAGGTTCGGATTAAAAAGAAAGGTGGAAAGGTAAAATACCAGGGAACGGTCTGGGAAGCGGTCAGTTTTGAAGAGGAAATAGAAGAAGGCCAGTATGCTAAGCTTATCTCCAGAAATAACTTGACTTTCCTGGTAGAAAAGGCCAAAGAGGAAGATGTGAAAAATTTTTTGGAAAGCCAAAAAAAAGAGACAGATGACTTTACTGAATTTACATAA
- a CDS encoding paraslipin, giving the protein MDFFVYGFWAAFILFVAFKFITSIRIVPTREVLIVERFGKYNATLEAGFHLLIPFIDRVSYKHTLKEQAIEVQPQICITRDNVQVKVDGILYLVVLDPQKASYGIDDYVYAAVQLAQTTMRAIIGTMDLDKTFEARANMNQKIVDILDQASESWGVRVNRYEIQNLTPPKTVIESMEKQKNSELKKRAEISLSEGDRNSRINRSQGLMQEAINKSEGEKQKWINESEGKAKEILAIAEATAKSIRKIAESISMKGGKDAVRLQVSERYISQLKKLAKENSDVIVPLDITSMESVTASIENFLNKTDR; this is encoded by the coding sequence ATGGATTTTTTTGTATATGGTTTTTGGGCAGCGTTTATTCTCTTTGTAGCTTTTAAATTTATTACTTCCATTCGTATTGTTCCCACAAGGGAAGTATTGATTGTGGAACGATTCGGAAAATATAATGCGACACTCGAAGCAGGTTTTCACCTTTTGATTCCTTTTATTGATAGGGTTTCCTATAAACATACTCTGAAAGAACAGGCTATTGAAGTTCAACCGCAGATCTGTATTACCAGGGATAACGTTCAGGTAAAAGTGGATGGCATTCTTTATCTGGTTGTTCTGGATCCACAAAAAGCATCCTACGGGATTGATGACTATGTTTATGCCGCAGTACAGCTGGCTCAAACAACGATGCGCGCTATTATTGGAACTATGGATCTGGATAAAACCTTTGAAGCAAGAGCCAACATGAATCAAAAAATCGTGGATATACTGGATCAGGCTTCTGAGTCCTGGGGAGTTCGTGTAAATCGTTACGAAATCCAGAACTTGACTCCTCCAAAAACGGTGATTGAGTCCATGGAAAAGCAAAAGAACTCGGAATTGAAGAAAAGAGCAGAAATTTCTCTTTCTGAAGGAGATAGGAATTCCCGTATTAACCGTTCCCAGGGTTTGATGCAGGAAGCAATAAATAAGTCCGAAGGGGAAAAACAGAAATGGATTAATGAGTCTGAAGGAAAAGCGAAAGAAATTTTAGCTATTGCGGAAGCAACGGCCAAAAGTATCCGTAAGATTGCAGAATCCATCTCTATGAAAGGTGGAAAAGATGCAGTTCGGCTTCAGGTATCAGAAAGGTATATCAGTCAGCTAAAAAAACTGGCAAAAGAAAATAGTGATGTGATAGTTCCACTTGATATTACCAGCATGGAATCGGTTACCGCATCTATCGAAAACTTTTTAAACAAAACAGACAGGTAA